A region from the Falco rusticolus isolate bFalRus1 chromosome 4, bFalRus1.pri, whole genome shotgun sequence genome encodes:
- the XRCC2 gene encoding DNA repair protein XRCC2 isoform X2 — MRDSQSSSELLARLEGRGSLKNLEPYLFAEEGSPVHGDVIEFHGPEGTGKTEMLYHLIVRCIIPKSGGGLEVEVMFIDTDYHFDMLRLVTILENRLAQRTEEMIKQCLGRLFLVNCSSSTQLLLTLYSLENMFCTHPSLCLLILDSISAFYWIDRSNGGESVNLQEMNLKKCANFLEKLVREHHLALFATTQTLMQKSTSSAESFFPLKLQHETDADYRPYLCKSWQQMTEVTAQSPAHCLTWHDLAAAARFPREEARFGVWKRQKIKVLVWKAHLQLYFYWRLMQKGKRQYHFDGCWT; from the exons ATGAGGGATTCCCAGTCCTCCTCTGAG CTACTTGCACGACTTGAGGGTAGAGGTTCTCTGAAGAATCTCGAACCTTATCTGTTTGCCGAGGAAGGATCTCCTGTTCATG GAGATGTCATTGAATTCCATGGTCcagaaggaacaggaaaaaCGGAAATGCTTTATCACCTAATAGTCCGCTGCATCATTCCAAAATCAGGAGGAGGACTGGAAGTAGAAGTCATGTTCATTGATACAGACTACCATTTTGATATGCTTCGTCTAGTTACCATTCTTGAGAACAGATTGGCACaaaggacagaagaaatgaTAAAGCAATGCCTGGGAAGGCTTTTTCTTGTGAACTGCAGTAGTAGCACTCAGTTACTCCTCACTCTCTACTCtttagaaaacatgttttgcactcacccttctctctgccttttgaTTTTAGATAGCATATCTGCTTTCTATTGGATAGACAGAAGCAACGGAGGGGAGAGTGTTAACTTGCAGGAGATGAATCTGAAGAAATGTGCTAACTTTCTTGAAAAGCTTGTGAGAGAGCATCACTTAGCCCTCTTTGCAACAACACAGACGCTTATGCAGAAATCTacaagctctgcagaaagcttttttcctttaaaacttcAACATGAAACTGATGCAGACTATAGACCGTATCTTTGCAAATCATGGCAACAAATG ACCGAAGTTACCGCCCAGTCTCCAGCCCACTGTCTAACCTGGCACgaccttgctgctgcagctcgCTTTCCCAGGGAGGAAGCGCGTTTTGG TGTTTGGAAACGGCAGAAGATAAAGGTTCTCGTGTGGAAAGCACACCTGCAGTTGTATTTTTACTGGAGACTAatgcagaaaggcaaaagacaATACCATTTTGATGGCTGCTGGACATAA
- the XRCC2 gene encoding DNA repair protein XRCC2 isoform X1, with protein MADAFRRAESGTQLLARLEGRGSLKNLEPYLFAEEGSPVHGDVIEFHGPEGTGKTEMLYHLIVRCIIPKSGGGLEVEVMFIDTDYHFDMLRLVTILENRLAQRTEEMIKQCLGRLFLVNCSSSTQLLLTLYSLENMFCTHPSLCLLILDSISAFYWIDRSNGGESVNLQEMNLKKCANFLEKLVREHHLALFATTQTLMQKSTSSAESFFPLKLQHETDADYRPYLCKSWQQMTEVTAQSPAHCLTWHDLAAAARFPREEARFGVWKRQKIKVLVWKAHLQLYFYWRLMQKGKRQYHFDGCWT; from the exons ATGGCTGACGCGTTTCGGCGGGCGGAGTCGGGCACTCAG CTACTTGCACGACTTGAGGGTAGAGGTTCTCTGAAGAATCTCGAACCTTATCTGTTTGCCGAGGAAGGATCTCCTGTTCATG GAGATGTCATTGAATTCCATGGTCcagaaggaacaggaaaaaCGGAAATGCTTTATCACCTAATAGTCCGCTGCATCATTCCAAAATCAGGAGGAGGACTGGAAGTAGAAGTCATGTTCATTGATACAGACTACCATTTTGATATGCTTCGTCTAGTTACCATTCTTGAGAACAGATTGGCACaaaggacagaagaaatgaTAAAGCAATGCCTGGGAAGGCTTTTTCTTGTGAACTGCAGTAGTAGCACTCAGTTACTCCTCACTCTCTACTCtttagaaaacatgttttgcactcacccttctctctgccttttgaTTTTAGATAGCATATCTGCTTTCTATTGGATAGACAGAAGCAACGGAGGGGAGAGTGTTAACTTGCAGGAGATGAATCTGAAGAAATGTGCTAACTTTCTTGAAAAGCTTGTGAGAGAGCATCACTTAGCCCTCTTTGCAACAACACAGACGCTTATGCAGAAATCTacaagctctgcagaaagcttttttcctttaaaacttcAACATGAAACTGATGCAGACTATAGACCGTATCTTTGCAAATCATGGCAACAAATG ACCGAAGTTACCGCCCAGTCTCCAGCCCACTGTCTAACCTGGCACgaccttgctgctgcagctcgCTTTCCCAGGGAGGAAGCGCGTTTTGG TGTTTGGAAACGGCAGAAGATAAAGGTTCTCGTGTGGAAAGCACACCTGCAGTTGTATTTTTACTGGAGACTAatgcagaaaggcaaaagacaATACCATTTTGATGGCTGCTGGACATAA
- the XRCC2 gene encoding DNA repair protein XRCC2 isoform X3, with product MADAFRRAESGTQLLARLEGRGSLKNLEPYLFAEEGSPVHGDVIEFHGPEGTGKTEMLYHLIVRCIIPKSGGGLEVEVMFIDTDYHFDMLRLVTILENRLAQRTEEMIKQCLGRLFLVNCSSSTQLLLTLYSLENMFCTHPSLCLLILDSISAFYWIDRSNGGESVNLQEMNLKKCANFLEKLVREHHLALFATTQTLMQKSTSSAESFFPLKLQHETDADYRPYLCKSWQQMVTHRIFFSRQCNCGNNKSFTVVSCHLKRNHVVKRSFSVTECGVQF from the exons ATGGCTGACGCGTTTCGGCGGGCGGAGTCGGGCACTCAG CTACTTGCACGACTTGAGGGTAGAGGTTCTCTGAAGAATCTCGAACCTTATCTGTTTGCCGAGGAAGGATCTCCTGTTCATG GAGATGTCATTGAATTCCATGGTCcagaaggaacaggaaaaaCGGAAATGCTTTATCACCTAATAGTCCGCTGCATCATTCCAAAATCAGGAGGAGGACTGGAAGTAGAAGTCATGTTCATTGATACAGACTACCATTTTGATATGCTTCGTCTAGTTACCATTCTTGAGAACAGATTGGCACaaaggacagaagaaatgaTAAAGCAATGCCTGGGAAGGCTTTTTCTTGTGAACTGCAGTAGTAGCACTCAGTTACTCCTCACTCTCTACTCtttagaaaacatgttttgcactcacccttctctctgccttttgaTTTTAGATAGCATATCTGCTTTCTATTGGATAGACAGAAGCAACGGAGGGGAGAGTGTTAACTTGCAGGAGATGAATCTGAAGAAATGTGCTAACTTTCTTGAAAAGCTTGTGAGAGAGCATCACTTAGCCCTCTTTGCAACAACACAGACGCTTATGCAGAAATCTacaagctctgcagaaagcttttttcctttaaaacttcAACATGAAACTGATGCAGACTATAGACCGTATCTTTGCAAATCATGGCAACAAATGGTAACCCACAGGATATTTTTCTCTAGGCAATGTAATTGTGGCAACAACAAAAGTTTTACAGTCGTTTCTTGCCACCTCAAAAGAAACCATGTAGTAAAACGTTCATTTAGTGTTACAGAATGTGGCGTGCAGTTTTaa